Proteins encoded together in one Mycobacterium noviomagense window:
- a CDS encoding TetR/AcrR family transcriptional regulator, with translation MSREDWLIGQDRAAAAAERIYSAAAELIARHGFDAFTIEALARKVHCSPATIYRHAGGKAVIRDAVTLRLASRILANVREAIDGLTGSERVVTASAIALQHIRAEPLAQVMGRAIHDPDADQWITTSPLIIGLAKEMIGSATADPVAAQWLIRVVLALWCWPPSDPDLEHQMLQRFLGPPFASLQSNRHRAT, from the coding sequence ATGAGCCGCGAGGACTGGCTGATCGGACAAGACCGCGCTGCTGCGGCCGCCGAGCGCATCTATAGCGCCGCCGCTGAGCTAATCGCCCGTCACGGATTTGACGCCTTCACGATCGAGGCACTGGCCCGCAAAGTCCACTGTTCGCCGGCCACCATCTACCGCCACGCCGGAGGCAAAGCGGTGATCCGTGATGCTGTGACCTTGCGTCTCGCATCGCGCATCCTCGCCAACGTGCGTGAAGCCATCGACGGCCTGACCGGCTCTGAACGCGTAGTCACCGCGTCTGCCATTGCACTCCAACACATCCGCGCTGAGCCATTAGCGCAAGTGATGGGGCGCGCAATCCACGATCCAGACGCCGATCAATGGATCACCACGTCGCCGCTCATCATTGGGCTTGCCAAAGAAATGATCGGTTCGGCCACCGCCGATCCCGTCGCCGCGCAATGGCTCATCCGCGTAGTGCTCGCGCTATGGTGCTGGCCCCCTTCAGATCCCGACCTCGAGCACCAAATGCTGCAACGGTTCCTAGGCCCACCATTTGCCTCACTGCAGAGCAACCGGCACAGGGCTACGTAA